One stretch of Chiroxiphia lanceolata isolate bChiLan1 chromosome 1, bChiLan1.pri, whole genome shotgun sequence DNA includes these proteins:
- the ASXL3 gene encoding putative Polycomb group protein ASXL3 isoform X3, with the protein MAGRLHNGEKKLEEQEFQPKLFREYMHCPKAGCTALRQQQKRRNGVSMMVNKTVPRVVLTPLKVSDEQSDSPSGSESKNGEADGSDKEMKHGQKSPTGKQTSQHLKRLKKSGLGHLKWTKAEDIDIETPGSILVNTNLRALINKHTFASLPQHFQQYLLLLLPEVDRQMGSDGVLRLSSSALNNEFFAYAAQGWKQRLAEGEFTPEMQLRIRQEIEKEKKTEPWKEKFFERFYGEKLGMSRGESMKLTAVQNDEDESSSLCGSSGTPGPSKQGTFEDQEEKGAKIPPVPERDYSPSLGSMEQVPVKDLTADSEDILIPEESIIQEEIAEEVETSICECQEENHKPEHEFSEESVSPTGTNEETEAVKLADSTESCVMMNDVTDTVSHIEIKVELKSECPQEEMSVVIDQLEDCISPAQSVSPTNSASGTAEKVSESAKELIVPEMQNAALEASLFTGGGIAVDMELHSDPEEQLSENACISETSFSSGSPEVCVASPGGDTQSTSEEPCTPASLETACSSEGSSTENIEGDIQQKASDENLHTPLMSEISPMSTSPVTSEASLMSNLPLTSEASPASNLPLTSETSPMSDLPLTSETSSVSSVLLTSETFVTNSLPLPSETSPVSSTPSNERLTLQQRQSPCLLEDSLPTLKEESSAVTKVVQEEKLVQPKQHQSAPENMKVCPLAIIPDTLVLEDPQSKNLGHQPCKSHSEIEKSYIASIPEHTPPEVIKNKNHSVQQRGDKKGTLLPSEVSVLSEGSVGKNIELLPSKPHDKLYTSSLEKTAFPEVCRNKSHKLTGSAQSRLESLHSSKSLEPTKSPEARSESRDPEIPKRKTAEQHSFGICKEKRARIDDDQPNRSASSTSPSDKEQPPREEPRVPPLKIQLSKVGPPFIIKSQPVSKPEPRVSPSTSVSSGRNTGARTLADIKARAQQARAQREAAAAAAVAAAASIVSGAMGTPCEGGKTRTLAHIKEQTKAKLFAKHQARAHLLQTNKESKSQFSSKESTSSLEIPMSTDTKIEGSTGVIIVNPNCRSPSNKSAHHRETTTLLQQSLNTATLPETATEISLHSSDENIPVPQLCEKIISSTSTESNSVPVLYNKSSVSVCVCSTAMSGAIKELSFASSVDKSSVLMSVDSANTAVSACNINMLKTIQGADTPCIAVGPKCIDNNNVPVSIDNTVLPNAIDDKRLPLPSSSVNNTVSSHYATVPASSIANNLPNHLSGSSVLIPPVGTTSRFPSDKIAITGCNEQSTVSIHTTVRSALSCSEALAVADSVARPPISMFAGNMVTISSYDNATKLNADLIEKSSGARNRMDLPGKSQPVSFTQTAMNRSIPCKVIVDHTTNQNSSLSLSSSIENTENSIDLQSRPVRTEAALQSIACPQVSVISRPEVVPNENLEHSSSFIAITAKQDSKNLQAGCSSLREVPLAPQDKLIEVVTPSQGFAEQLRGPSALKNEANAACTNQYNANNRICWRDEEAMNTDQPVVSHLSSGKHKEYADQNCLKNVKTEPSSYTQMSELQSRSLLTSIAVPVKSETNESDKCFRMDTEDFTGPEMRAQTAEINSSAQPPQTSKTSIADSMEDSLSLTTETLKRVTSAGGSSCRLSSVEANNPLVTQLLQGNLPLEKVLPQPRSGAKLEINRLPLPLQTTSVCKTAVSERNIVEHASNSPNPDGKGFPAGSIAPLQIRKRENHPKKRMARTIGEHAQIKCEPGKVSMDTDVKVAPCVINSSMNQLGHGQPFKQEWLNKHAIQSRIAHSPEIKQQKRPLPSCSFQQSLFHIDKNGSFHAEASTSHRQHFYQMSMAARGPIPTAALLQTTSKGPPGCNTFAFSRHLEQKGLGDVNISTAAHQLRLGSVFSPNIQIKEGDDIASASQTLQSKTLVHPPAPPPPLPPPPPPHPNAEVPSDQKQPTVTMETTKRLSWPQPASICSNIKSEPISFEEGLSSSCELGMKQASYDQNEVKEQLKAFALKNADFSSYLLSEPQKPFTQLAAQKIQVQHPQQQQQQLCGNYPTIHFGSTSFKRAASAIEKSIGILGSGSNTATGLSNQNAQIPVQKFADSSNADELELKCSCRLKAMIVCKGCGAFCHDDCIGPSKLCVACLVVR; encoded by the exons ATGGGAAGTGATGGAGTTTTGCGCCTCAGTAGTTCTGCTCTAAATAATGAATTCTTTGCATATGCAGCACAAGGGTGGAAGCAGCGATTGGCAGAAG GAGAATTTACACCAGAAATGCAGTTGCGCATCAGACAAGagattgaaaaggaaaagaaaacagaaccttggaaagaaaaattctttgaaCGGTTTTATGGTGAAAA ATTGGGAATGTCAAGAGGGGAATCAATGAAACTCACTGCAGTGCAGAACGATGAAGATGAAAGCAGTTCTTTGTGTGGATCTTCTGGCACACCTGGTCCTTCTAAGCAAGGAACCTTTGAGGATCAAGAGGAGAAAGGTGCTAAAATTCCACCTGTGCCAGAGAGAGATTATAGTCCTTCTCTTGGTAGTATGGAACAGGTTCCTGTTAAGGATTTAACGGCAGACTCTGAGGATATACTGATACCTGAAGAGTCAATCATTCAGGAGGAAATTGCTGAAGAGGTCGAGACAAGTATTTGTGAGTGCCAAGAGGAGAACCATAAACCAGAACATGAGTTTTCTGAGGAGTCTGTAAGTCCAACTGGCACAAATGAGGAAACAGAAGCAGTAAAGCTTGCAGACAGCACTGAGTCCTGTGTCATGATGAATGATGTAACTGATACTGTATCTCACATTGAAATTAAAGTGGAGTTGAAGTCAGAATGCCCTCAGGAAGAGATGTCAGTTGTGATAGATCAGCTGGAGGATTGCATATCACCAGCACAATCAGTTTCACCCACAAACTCTGCCAGCGGTACAGCAGAGAAGGTTTCTGAGTCTGCAAAAGAACTAATTGTGccagaaatgcaaaatgctgCTCTGGAAGCCTCCTTGTTCACTGGTGGAGGCATTGCAGTGGATATGGAGCTTCATAGTGACCCTGAGGAACAGTTGTCTGAGAATGCTTGTATTTCTGaaacttccttttcctctggaagTCCAGAAGTTTGTGTTGCCTCTCCTGGAGGAGACACTCAGTCGACTTCAGAGGAACCCTGTACTCCGGCATCTCTTGAAACAGCTTGTTCGTCTGAAGGGTCCAGTACTGAAAACATTGAAGGTGATATTCAGCAAAAGGCCAGTGATGAAAATTTGCACACACCTTTAATGTCGGAAATCTCTCCAATGTCCACCTCACCTGTCACTTCTGAAGCATCTCTGATGTCAAATTTACCTTTAACATCAGAGGCATCACCAGCTTCTAATTTACCTTTAACATCAGAAACATCTCCAATGTCTGATTTGCCTTTAACATCAGAAACATCTTCAGTATCTTCTGTTCTTCTAACTTCTGAAACATTTGTGACAAATAGTTTGCCTCTTCCATCAGAGACATCTCCAGTTTCCAGTACCCCAAGCAATGAAAGACTTACTCTGCAACAAAGGCAATCACCATGTTTGTTGGAAGACTCCCTTCCCACTTTGAAAGAGGAAAGCTCTGCCGTTACCAAGGTGGTTCAAGAAGAGAAACTTGTTCAACCAAAGCAACATCAGAGTGCTCCTGAAAATATGAAAGTTTGTCCATTAGCAATTATACCTGATACTTTAGTACTGGAAGATCCCCAAAGCAAAAATCTCGGCCATCAGCCATGTAAGTCACATTCTGAAATTGAGAAATCCTACATTGCATCCATCCCAGAACACACGCCTCCAGAGGtgatcaaaaataaaaatcacagtgtTCAGCAAAGAGGTGACAAGAAAGGTACACTCTTGCCTTCAGAGGTATCTGTCTTATCAGAGGGATCAGTTGGCAAAAATATCGAATTGCTTCCATCAAAGCCACATGATAAACTATATACCTCATCTCTAGAGAAAACTGCATTCCCTGAAGTGTGCAGAAATAAATCTCACAAGCTAACAGGCAGTGCCCAAAGTCGCCTAGAGAGTTTGCATTCTTCCAAGTCATTAGAACCCACAAAATCACCAGAAGCAAGGAGTGAAAGTAGAGACCCAGAGATCccaaagaggaaaacagcagaacagCACAGTTTTGGAATCTGCAAAGAGAAGAGAGCTAGAATAGATGATGATCAACCTAACCGTAGCGCTTCATCAACGAGTCCGTCTGATAAAGAACAGCCACCTAGAGAGGAACCCCGAGTTCCACCCCTTAAG atTCAGCTTTCAAAAGTTGGACCACCTTTTATCATCAAGAGCCAACCTGTTTCTAAACCAGAACCTCGAGTTTCCCCAAGTACATCGGTCAGCAGTGGGAGGAACACTGGGGCTAGGACTCTGGCAGATATCAAAGCAAGAGCTCAGCAAGCAAGAGCCcaaagagaagctgcagctgcagcagccgTGGCAGCAGCTGCAAGCATAGTCTCTGGAGCAATGGGGACCCCATGCGAAGGTGGAAAGACAAGAACACTGGCACACATCAAGGAGCAAACAAAGGCCAAGCTATTTGCAAAGCATCAAGCCAGAGCTCATTTACTCCAGACTAATAAAGAATCAAAGTCACAATTCAGCTCAAAGGAAAGTACCTCATCTCTGGAGATACCAATGTCTACTGACACAAAGATTGAAGGTTCTACTGGTGTCATTATAGTGAATCCTAACTGCAGGTCCCCTAGCAACAAGTCTGCTCATCACCGTGAGACCACCACTTTATTGCAGCAGTCCCTTAACACAGCTACGTTACCAGAAACTGCTACTGAGATATCTCTGCACAGTTCTGATGAAAATATACCTGTGCCACAATTAtgtgagaaaattatttcatctaCCTCTACTGAAAGTAACAGTGTGCCAGTGCTTTATAATAAAAGTTCggtctctgtgtgtgtttgcagcactGCTATGTCTGGAGCAATTAAAGAACTTTCTTTTGCAAGTTCTGTTGATAAATCCTCTGTGTTAATGTCTGTTGACAGCGCAAACACAGCAGTTTCAGCTTGTAATATAAATATGCTGAAAACCATCCAAGGGGCTGATACTCCATGCATAGCTGTTGGACCAAAATGTATTGATAATAATAATGTCCCAGTCTCCATAGACAACACAGTCTTACCAAATGCCATCGATGACAAAAGGTTGCCGCTACCAAGTAGCAGTGTGAATAACACAGTCTCCAGTCATTATGCCACTGTGCCAGCTTCATCTATTGCAAATAATTTGCCAAACCATCTCTCTGGTAGTTCTGTACTGATTCCCCCGGTGGGGACTACCAGCAGGTTTCCTTCTGATAAGATAGCCATAACTGGGTGTAACGAGCAGAGCACTGTCTCCATTCACACTACCGTCAGGTCAGCTTTAAGTTGCAGTGAGGCCCTTGCAGTAGCAGATTCAGTTGCAAGGCCACCCATTTCCATGTTTGCTGGTAACATGGTGACAATAAGCTCTTATGATAATGCTACTAAACTGAATGCTGATCTCATAGAAAAAAGTTCTGGAGCACGAAACCGGATGGATCTCCCTGGTAAATCTCAGCCAGTGAGTTTTACGCAAACTGCCATGAATAGGTCTATACCTTGCAAAGTCATTGTTGACCACACCACAAATCAGAATTCCAGTCTGTCGCTTTCTTCTTCtattgaaaacacagaaaacagcattgACCTGCAGAGCAGACCTGTAAGGACAGAAGCTGCCTTACAAAGTATAGCCTGTCCTCAGGTGTCTGTCATAAGTAGGCCTGAAGTGGTCCCTAATGAAAACCTTGAACACAGTTCCAGCTTTATCGCCATTACAGCAAAGCAAGACAGCAAGAACTTGCAGGCAGGTTGTTCAAGTCTTCGAGAAGTGCCTCTTGCTCCTCAAGATAAATTAATTGAGGTGGTTACTCCCAGCCAAGGTTTTGCTGAGCAATTAAGAGGTCcttcagcactgaaaaatgaagcaaatgcTGCCTGTACCAATCAATACAATGCCAACAACAGAATTTGTTGGCGTGATGAAGAGGCAATGAATACAGACCAGCCAGTGGTCAGCCATCTTTCCTCTGGTAAGCATAAGGAATATGCAGACCAAAACTGcttgaaaaatgtcaaaactgAACCTTCCAGTTACACACAAATGTCAGAACTGCAATCCAGGAGTCTTTTGACGAGCATTGCTGTTCCTGTTAAATCAGAAACTAATGAGTCTGACAAATGCTTCAGGATGGACACCGAGGATTTTACAGGACCTGAAATGCGTGCCCAGACTGCAGAAATAAACTCGAGTGCACAGCCACCTCAAACATCCAAGACATCCATTGCAGACTCCATGGAAGACTCCCTCTCCCTGACAACAGAAACCCTAAAGAGAGTTACGAGTGCCGGGGGCTCTAGCTGTCGCTTGTCGTCAGTGGAGGCCAACAATCCCTTAGTGACACAGTTACTGCAAGGCAATCTGCCTTTAGAGAAAGTGCTGCCGCAGCCCAGATCAGGAGCCAAACTAGAAATTAATAGGCTTCCACTGCCTTTGCAAACTACCTCAGTATGTAAAACAGCAGTGTCCGAGAGAAATATTGTTGAACATGCTTCCAACTCTCCTAATCCAGATGGTAAAGGATTTCCAGCAGGCAGCATAGCCCCGCTACAAATCAGAAAGCGTGAAAACCATCCGAAAAAGAGGATGGCCAGGACTATAGGGGAACATGCTCAAATTAAATGTGAGCCTGGGAAGGTGTCAATGGACACAGATGTTAAAGTGGCTCCCTGTGTAATTAATTCCAGCATGAATCAGCTAGGCCACGGACAGCCATTTAAGCAGGAGTGGCTGAACAAACACGCCATTCAGAGCCGAATTGCTCACAGTCCAGAGATCAAGCAGCAGAAGAGGCCGTTGCCTTCATGCAGTTTCCAGCAGAGCTTATTTCACATTGATAAAAATGGCAGCTTTCACGCAGAAGCTAGTACCTCACATAGACAGCATTTTTACCAAATGTCCATGGCTGCAAGAGGCCCCATTCCTACGGCAGCTTTGTTGCAAACTACTTCAAAAGGCCCACCTGGCTGCAACACATTTGCTTTTAGCAGACACCTTGAACAGAAGGGCTTGGGAGACGTGAATATTTCTACAGCAGCTCACCAGCTGAGGCTAGGAAGTGTATTTTCCCCTAATATTCAGATTAAGGAAGGTGATGACATTGCCAGTGCCTCTCAAACTCTCCAGAGTAAAACATTAGtgcatccccctgctccccctccacccctaccacctcctccccctcctcacccAAATGCAGAAGTCCCCTCTGATCAAAAACAACCGACAGTTACTATGGAAACCACTAAAAGACTTAGTTGGCCTCAGCCAGCAAGCATCTGTAGCAATATAAAATCTGAACCTATTTCTTTTGAGGAAGGTTTAAGCAGCAGCTGCGAACTGGGCATGAAACAAGCTTCCTATGATCAGAACGAAGTGAAAGAACAGTTAAAagcatttgcattaaaaaatgcagatttctctTCCTATTTACTTTCTGAGCCACAGAAGCCTTTTACCCAACTTGCTGCTCAGAAAATACAAgtgcagcacccacagcagcagcagcagcagctctgtggaaatTATCCTACAATACACTTCGGTAGCACAAGCTTCAAAAGGGCAGCATCTGCAATTGAGAAATCGATTGGGATTTTAGGAAGTGGCTCAAACACTGCCACAGGCCTGTCTAACCAGAACGCGCAGATCCCGGTTCAGAAATTTGCTGACAGCAGCAATGCCGATGAACTGGAACTGAAATGCTCTTGCAGGCTGAAAGCCATGATCGTGTGCAAAGGCTGCGGAGCCTTCTGTCATGATGACTGCATAGGGCCTTCCAAACTGTGTGTAGCTTGTCTAGTTGTGCGGTAG